In Nomascus leucogenys isolate Asia unplaced genomic scaffold, Asia_NLE_v1 000717F_115961_qpd_obj, whole genome shotgun sequence, the following are encoded in one genomic region:
- the LOC115834296 gene encoding LOW QUALITY PROTEIN: putative POM121-like protein 1 (The sequence of the model RefSeq protein was modified relative to this genomic sequence to represent the inferred CDS: inserted 2 bases in 2 codons), which yields MAQVPQQARALCSEFQGILQLSHCTEHKDSLWGPGAGSHPFGAHNTRPSPHLCPGKIVLRALKESGAGMPEQDKXPRVQESPDYQRRVPEVTGDARSEFRPLRDKGGLSPIVPRPGPVQRDLHAQRSEVRNNERSQTSWTSSXTKRNAISSSYSSMGGFPWLKRRRGSASSHCQLTIRSSKTASEDRPQAVSSGHTRYEKAADIAPGQTLAPRNGSPRSQASRPRRRKFPLRPRRRGEPLMLPPPLELGFRVTAEDLDREKEAAFERINSVLRGEPKAIWDCRPSWPAHTLSSLATGASGLPAVSKAPSMDAQQERHKSQDCLGPVAPLTSAAEVPSTAPVSGRKRRPSGSLFSSSHPLLATSSHSRDSAQVTSLIPVPFLAASMDVGMRSPRPGTSGASSSPPATPMEIDSTEVGPVCILEPVLALQPHPWKLTVRSCSGEGHFGLKG from the exons ATGGCACAGGTACCACAGCAAGCCCGTGCCTTGTGCTCCGAGTTCCAGGGCATCCTCCAGCTCAGCCACTGCACTGAGCACAAGGACTCTCTGTGGGGCCCAGGAGCAGGAAGTCACCCCTTTGGGGCCCACAACACCCGGCCGTCCCCACACTTGTGTCCAGGGAAGATAGTGTTGAGGGCCCTCAAGGAGAGCGGGGCAGGGATGCCTGAGCAGGACA GACCTAGAGTCCAAGAGAGTCCTGATTATCAGAGAAGAGTCCCCGAGGTCACCGGGGATGCACGCTCTGAATTTAGGCCCCTGCGGGACAAAGGAGGCCTCTCTCCCATTGTGCCCAGGCCTGGGCCTGTGCAGAGAGACCTCCATGCCCAGAGGTCAGAAGTCAGAAACAATGAGAGATCGCAGACCTCCTGGACGAGCT GCACCAAACGCAATGCCATCTCGAGCTCCTACAGCTCCATGGGAGGCTTCCCGTGGCTAAAGCGGAGGAGGGGGTCAGCCTCATCCCACTGCCAGCTGACCATCAGGTCCTCAAAGACAGCGAGTGAGGACAGGCCTCAGGCTGTCTCTTCGGGTCACACCCGGTATGAAAAGGCAGCAGATATAGCACCAGGGCAGACACTCGCCCCCAGGAATGGCTCCCCCAGATCCCAGGCGTCTAGGCCCCGTAGACGCAAGTTTCCCCTGCGGCCACGCAGGCGAGGGGAGCCCCTGATGCTGCCGCCTCCCTTAGAGCTGGGGTTCCGGGTCACTGCTGAAGACCTGGACCGGGAGAAGGAGGCTGCGTTCGAGCGCATCAACAGTGTACTGCGGGGCGAGCCCAAGGCCATCTGGGACTGCAGACCCTCATGGCCTGCCCACACTTTGTCCTCACTTGCAACAGGGGCTTCTGGTCTGCCTGCTGTCTCTAAAGCACCCAGTATGGATGCACAGCAGGAGAGACACAAGTCCCAAGACTGCCTGGGCCCAGTGGCCCCCCTAACATCTGCTGCAGAGGTCCCCTCCACAGCTCCTGTGTCTGGGAGGAAGCGCAGACCATCAGGCTCCCTGTTCTCCTCCTCACATCCCCTTCTTGCCACCTCTTCCCACTCCCGGGACTCAGCCCAGGTCACCTCGCTGATTCCTGTCCCCTTCCTAGCTGCAAGCATGGATGTGGGCATGAGAAGCCCAAGGCCTGGCACTTCTGGAGCCAGTTCTAGCCCTCCAGCCACACCCATGGAAATTGACAGTACAGAGGTGGGCCCAGTCTGCATTCTGGAGCCAGTTCTAGCCCTCCAGCCACACCCATGGAAATTGACAGTACGGAG CTGCTCTGGGGAAGGGCATTTTGGACTCAAGGGCTGA